From the genome of Candidatus Palauibacter scopulicola:
GGCCGCGAAACCGCCCGCCGCGTGGTAGCCCGGTGTCGTGCCGTGCGCCGCCTGGTAGCGGCTGACGAAGGTGGCGTTGTCCGCGATGAACCCGGACGTCTCGAGGGCCGGGTGCCAGGGCGAGTTGCCGGCGACGCACCGCGCGGCCTGCCCTACGTCCTCGACGAAGTGCTGCTGACCCGGCCCGATGATCAGGCTCATGAGGACCGGCCTGTAGCCCACGACGGGCGCCGCGGTGGCGAAGCCGGCGGCGTCGGCCGTGTAGCCGCCGCCGATGAAGAGGTCCGCGCCGGCGTCCCGGGCCGCGGTGGCGATCGCCTCGTGGTCGGCGGCTCCCACCTCATAGGACTGGTCCAGCACGATCTCCAGTCCGTGGCGGCGGACCGCTTCGCGCACGCCCTCGACCACCGATGCCGGAAACGAACTGTTTTCGTACACGATCGCCGCGGTCCGGGCCCCGCCGAACACGGCCACCTCGACGGAACCCTGCAGGTAGGCCGGTCCCGGCGTCAGCAACTGGACGCTCCATTGCCGCTGCCGCTCGGACCAGATCGAGGGCGCCGCCGCCATCGGCGCGACCATCGGCATGCCCGCGGCCTCGTTCACGGCCAGGACGGTTTCCGTGATCGGGCTGCTGTAGGGTCCCAGCAGGGCATGGACCGTGCCGGAGGCGATGAGTTCCGCGTACAGGCGCGCGCTCGCCTGCGCGTCGCTCCCGTCATCGCGAATCTCCAGCTGCACCGGCCGGCCGCGGATGCCGCCCTTCTCGTTGAGGATCTCAACGGCGAGACGATACCCGCGCACGACTTCGATCCCCTCCACGCCGTGCCGCCCGGTCTCGGAGATGGCCGCCGCCAACGTGATCGGCGTCCCATCCGAGCCCGGCTCCGGCCCCGTGGGGTCCGCCGGGTCGTCCACGCACCCGGCCGCGGCCAGGGCCAGTGTCAGGAAGCCTGCGGCCAGGCCGATCGTGCGACCGCCGCGATGTGCCCGATGTGTATCGCTCATGAGTCCCATGAATATCGCCTCGAAACTTGAAGACAGTTCTGCTAGCGCAGCTCCACGTCGTCGCCGTCCAGGGTACGGATCCTCGCCACGAGCGCGGGCTCCGGCCCCTCGTCCACTTCGAGCGCCAGGTTCAGCGACTCGAGGGTGGATCGTACCGCGGCGGGGTCCGGATGTTCGGCCCGGAACGAGATCAGCCGCCCGCCCGGCGGCGTCGCGCGGGCCGGGTGCGGCGTCGTTCCCCAGTCGATGAAGAAAGGTACGAGACCGTCGTGCAGGACGGCGGCGAAGGCCGTGATCTCCCAGCTCAGTTCGCTGCCGTCCGGCCGCAGCCGGGAGCCGGGCCGCACCGGGCCCAGCGGCACGCCCCGGCCCGAGGCCCGCGCGACGAGCGCCGCGAGGTCGGTCCCGCGGGC
Proteins encoded in this window:
- a CDS encoding amino acid ABC transporter substrate-binding protein, with protein sequence MSDTHRAHRGGRTIGLAAGFLTLALAAAGCVDDPADPTGPEPGSDGTPITLAAAISETGRHGVEGIEVVRGYRLAVEILNEKGGIRGRPVQLEIRDDGSDAQASARLYAELIASGTVHALLGPYSSPITETVLAVNEAAGMPMVAPMAAAPSIWSERQRQWSVQLLTPGPAYLQGSVEVAVFGGARTAAIVYENSSFPASVVEGVREAVRRHGLEIVLDQSYEVGAADHEAIATAARDAGADLFIGGGYTADAAGFATAAPVVGYRPVLMSLIIGPGQQHFVEDVGQAARCVAGNSPWHPALETSGFIADNATFVSRYQAAHGTTPGYHAAGGFAAVELMAEGLDQTLSGPGGPNRGALRDFLFSARTGTIAGPYEVSPLGDAEAGAQRALKGLQVQWQDDGAGGLALRIVHPWAAANATPCYTR
- a CDS encoding VOC family protein; the protein is MLPPTPPRGAPGMPGAPAVPANLDHLLLGTADLEEGVAWVAERLGVEAPFGGRHGNLGTANHLLSLGGDIYLEILGPDPEAPPRDEPLPFGIEGLAEPRLVTWAARGTDLAALVARASGRGVPLGPVRPGSRLRPDGSELSWEITAFAAVLHDGLVPFFIDWGTTPHPARATPPGGRLISFRAEHPDPAAVRSTLESLNLALEVDEGPEPALVARIRTLDGDDVELR